Proteins found in one Candidatus Methylomirabilis sp. genomic segment:
- a CDS encoding pyridoxine 5'-phosphate synthase, which produces MDRSGARRAPRLAVNVDHIATIRQARGGREPDPVVAAVLAELAGAEGIIVHLREDRRHIQDRDLRLLRETVRTRLNLEMAATDEMVGIAVAARPDLVTLVPERRQELTTEGGLEVVGQRARLTAVVGRLDGAGIPVSLFIAPEEAQVEAAKAVGASLVELHTGRYAEGRGEAGREALAALIRAARFAAGAGLSVSAGHGLTYENVEPVAAIPEVEELNIGHSIVARAALVGMERAVREMVERIRGARG; this is translated from the coding sequence ATGGACCGTTCGGGGGCCCGGCGGGCTCCGCGCCTGGCCGTCAATGTAGACCACATCGCCACCATCCGGCAGGCTCGAGGGGGCCGGGAGCCGGATCCGGTGGTGGCGGCCGTCCTGGCAGAGCTCGCGGGGGCAGAGGGGATCATCGTCCACCTCCGGGAGGACCGGCGGCACATCCAGGACCGGGACCTCCGCCTGCTCCGGGAGACGGTCCGCACGCGCCTCAACCTGGAGATGGCGGCTACCGACGAGATGGTGGGGATTGCCGTCGCCGCCCGCCCCGATCTGGTGACGCTGGTCCCGGAGCGGCGCCAGGAGCTTACCACCGAAGGCGGGCTGGAGGTGGTGGGGCAGCGGGCGCGCCTCACGGCCGTGGTCGGGCGGCTCGACGGCGCGGGCATTCCGGTCAGCCTCTTCATCGCCCCGGAGGAAGCGCAGGTGGAGGCGGCCAAGGCGGTGGGAGCCTCCCTGGTCGAGCTCCATACGGGACGGTACGCCGAGGGGCGGGGGGAGGCCGGGCGGGAGGCCCTGGCCGCCCTGATCCGGGCGGCCCGCTTCGCGGCCGGGGCGGGGCTTTCCGTCTCGGCCGGGCACGGTTTGACGTACGAGAACGTGGAGCCGGTGGCGGCCATTCCGGAAGTGGAAGAGCTGAACATCGGCCACAGCATCGTGGCTCGCGCCGCCCTGGTGGGCATGGAGCGGGCAGTGCGGGAGATGGTGGAGCGGATCCGCGGCGCGCGGGGGTGA
- a CDS encoding holo-ACP synthase has translation MIIGVGTDLVSVPRLRQAITRRDRLLDRLFTEAEVADCRRRADPAPHLAARFAAKEACLKALRIGWGAGVRWREMEVAGGGAEVPRLVLRGAAASRAAALGVRQTHLSLAHEGEYALAFVVATD, from the coding sequence GTGATCATCGGGGTCGGGACCGACTTGGTCTCGGTCCCCCGCCTGCGTCAGGCCATCACGCGGCGGGACCGGTTGCTCGACCGCCTCTTCACAGAGGCGGAGGTGGCGGATTGCCGCCGCCGGGCGGATCCTGCCCCCCACCTGGCCGCCCGGTTCGCTGCCAAGGAGGCCTGCCTCAAGGCCCTGCGGATCGGCTGGGGGGCCGGGGTCCGCTGGCGGGAAATGGAGGTGGCGGGGGGCGGGGCGGAGGTACCCCGGCTCGTCCTGCGCGGGGCCGCGGCGTCCCGGGCAGCCGCCCTCGGCGTGCGACAGACCCATCTCTCGCTGGCCCACGAGGGGGAGTACGCCCTCGCCTTCGTGGTTGCCACGGATTGA
- a CDS encoding NAD(P)H-hydrate dehydratase: MKVVTAKEMRELDRRATDEYGVPSLLLMENAGAAVAAEVERRFGPLGGKRILVCCGKGNNGGDGFVAARHLHNRGAAVRVLLCAKRSEIAGDPRLNLQILEKTGLSILPVETAEEVAGAREAMAASDLLLDALLGTGLTGAAKGVAAGVIAAMNEVGQPVVALDLPSGLASDDGILRGPHVRAACTITFALPKRSLFLYPAAAAAGEVVVADIGMPAPLLRDPGLPVEVLEAADMAAAFPPRDPNAHKGTYGHVLVVAGSVGKSGAAALCSLGALRSGAGLVTLALPESLNDAMEAKLTEVMTVPLPETEERTLSRAALDRLLPLLEGKAAVALGPGLSTHPSTVALVWDLIAAARLPLVVDADGVNALAHRLEALGKVTAPLLLTPHPGELARLLTVGPQEVQDQRIPIAQKVAQTYNLTLVLKGARTVVANPKGQVAISPTGNPGMATAGAGDVLTGVLAGLIAQGGDLDLKVRAGVYLHGLAGDLAAEALTAEAMLAGDLLTRLPEAIRRLKGK; this comes from the coding sequence ATGAAGGTTGTGACGGCCAAGGAGATGCGGGAGCTGGACCGCCGGGCCACGGACGAGTACGGGGTGCCGTCGCTCCTCCTGATGGAGAACGCGGGCGCGGCCGTAGCGGCGGAGGTGGAGCGGCGCTTCGGGCCGCTCGGGGGGAAGCGCATCCTCGTCTGCTGCGGCAAGGGGAACAACGGGGGGGACGGGTTCGTCGCGGCCCGGCACCTTCACAACCGGGGGGCGGCGGTGCGGGTCCTCCTCTGTGCGAAGCGGAGCGAGATCGCCGGCGACCCCCGGCTCAACCTCCAGATCCTGGAGAAGACAGGGCTGTCGATTCTCCCCGTGGAGACGGCGGAGGAGGTGGCGGGCGCGCGCGAGGCGATGGCCGCCAGCGATCTCCTCCTGGACGCCCTCCTGGGGACGGGGCTCACGGGCGCTGCCAAGGGCGTCGCGGCCGGCGTCATCGCCGCCATGAACGAGGTCGGCCAGCCCGTGGTGGCCCTGGATCTCCCGTCCGGCCTCGCGTCGGACGACGGGATCCTGCGGGGCCCGCACGTCCGGGCTGCCTGCACCATCACCTTCGCCCTCCCGAAGCGGAGCCTGTTCCTGTACCCGGCCGCCGCGGCCGCGGGGGAGGTGGTGGTGGCGGACATCGGCATGCCCGCTCCCCTCCTGCGCGATCCGGGCCTCCCGGTGGAGGTCCTGGAGGCGGCGGACATGGCGGCGGCCTTCCCGCCCCGCGACCCGAACGCGCACAAGGGGACTTACGGCCATGTCCTGGTGGTGGCCGGCTCGGTCGGCAAGTCCGGCGCGGCGGCCCTCTGCAGTCTGGGCGCCCTCCGGAGCGGGGCCGGGCTGGTGACGCTCGCCCTCCCCGAGAGCCTGAACGACGCGATGGAGGCCAAGCTGACCGAAGTCATGACGGTTCCTCTCCCGGAGACGGAGGAGCGGACGCTCTCCCGTGCCGCCCTGGACCGGCTCCTCCCCTTGCTGGAAGGGAAGGCGGCCGTGGCGCTGGGGCCGGGGCTCTCCACGCATCCCAGCACAGTCGCCCTCGTCTGGGATCTCATCGCCGCCGCCCGCCTCCCCCTGGTCGTGGATGCCGACGGCGTCAACGCTCTGGCCCACCGGCTGGAAGCCCTGGGGAAGGTCACCGCCCCCCTCCTCCTCACCCCGCACCCCGGCGAGCTGGCCCGCCTCCTCACGGTGGGCCCCCAGGAGGTCCAGGACCAGCGGATCCCCATCGCCCAGAAGGTCGCGCAGACCTACAACCTCACCCTGGTGCTCAAAGGGGCGCGCACGGTCGTGGCCAATCCCAAGGGCCAGGTCGCCATCAGCCCGACTGGCAATCCCGGCATGGCCACCGCCGGCGCCGGCGACGTGCTCACGGGGGTCCTGGCCGGCCTCATCGCCCAGGGGGGAGACCTGGACCTGAAGGTGCGAGCCGGCGTGTATCTGCACGGGCTGGCGGGGGACCTGGCCGCCGAAGCCCTCACGGCCGAGGCCATGCTCGCGGGCGACCTCCTCACGCGTCTGCCGGAGGCGATCCGTCGGCTGAAGGGGAAATAG